In Hypanus sabinus isolate sHypSab1 chromosome X2 unlocalized genomic scaffold, sHypSab1.hap1 SUPER_X2_unloc_13, whole genome shotgun sequence, the DNA window tcgtgggggagtctaggaccagaggacacagacagagtggatgtggagaggatgtttcttacagtgggggagtctaggaccagaggacacagatagagtggatgtggagaggatgtttcctatagtgggggagtctaggaccagaggacacagatagagtggatgtggagaggatgtttcctatagtgggggagcctaggaccagaggacacagatagagtggatgtggagaggatgtttcctatcgtgggggagtctaggaccagaggacacagatagagtgggtgtgcagaggatgtttcctatagtgggggagtatatgaccagaggacacagatagagtggatgcggagaagatgtttcctatagtggggggagactaggaccagaggacacagatagagtggatggggagaggatgtttcctatagtgggggagtatatgaccagaggacacagatagagtggatgcggagaagatgtttcctacagtagggggagtctaggaccagaggacacagatggagtggatgcggagaggatgtttcctatagtgggggtatatgaccagaagacacagatagagtggatgcggagaagatgtttcctatagtgggggagtctaggaccagaggacacatagagtgggtgtgcagaggatgtttcctatagtgggggagtctcggaccagaggacacagacagagtggatgtggagaggatgtttcttacagtgggggagtctaggaccagaggacacagatagagtgtgtatggagaggatgtttcctatcgtgggggagtctaggaccagaggacacagacagagtggatgtggagaggatgtttcttacagtgggggagtctaggaccagaggacacagatagagtggatgtggagaggatgtttcttacagtgggggagtctaggaccagaggacacagatagagtggatgtggagaggatgtttcctatagtgggggaatctaggaccagagggcacagatagagtgtgtatggagaggatatttcctatagtggcagagtcttggaccagaggacacagacagagtggatgtggagaggatgtttcctatagtgggggagtctagtaccagaggacacagatggagtggatgtggagaggatgtttcctatagtgggggagtctaggaccagaggacacagatagagtggatgtggagaggatgtttcctatagtgggggagtctaggaccagaggacacagatagagtggatgtggagaggatgtttcctatagtgggggagcctaggaccacagatagagtggatgtgcagaggatgtttcctatagtggaggagtctaggaccagaggacacagatagagtggatgtggagaggatgtttcctgtagtggaggagtctaggactagagggcacagatagagtggatgtggagaggatgtttcctatcgtgggggagtctaggaccagaggacacagatagagtgggtgtgcagaggatgtttcctatagtgggggagtatatgaccagaggacacagatagagtggatgcggagaagatgtttcctatagtggggggagactaggatcagaggacacagatagagtgggtgtgcagaggatgtttcctatagtgggggagtctcggaccagaggacacagatagagtgggtgtggagaggatgtttcctaaagtgggggagactaggaccagaggacacagatagagtgggtgtggagaggatgtttcctataatgggggagtctagtaccagaggacacagatggagtggatgtggagaggatgtttcctatagtgggggagtctaggaccagaggacacagatagagtggatgtggagaggatgtttcctatagtgggggagtctaggaccagaggacacagatagagtgtgtatggagaggatatttcctatagtggcagagtcttggaccagaggacacagatagagtggatgtggagaggatgtttcctgtagtggaggagtctaggactagagggcacagatagagtggatgtggagaggatgtttcctatcgtgggggagtctaggaccagaggacacagatagagtgggtgtgcagaggatgtttcctatagtggaggagtctaggaccagaggacacagacagagtggatgtggagaggatgtttcttacagtgggggagtctaggaccagaggacacagatagagtggatgtggagaggatgtttcttacagtgggggagtctaggaccagaggacacagatagagtggatgtggagaggatgtttcctatagtgggggagtctaggaccagaggacacagatagagtggatgtggagaggatgtttcctatagtgggggagcctaggaccagaggacacagatagagtggatgtggagaggatgtttcctatcgtgggggagtctaggaccagaggacacagatagagtgggtgtgcagaggatgtttcctatagtgggggagtctaggaccagaggacacagatagagtggatgtggagaggatgtttcctatagtgggggagcctaggaccacagatagagtggatgtgcagaggatgtttcctatagtggaggagtctaggaccagaggacacagatagagtggatgcggagaagatgtttcctatagtggggggagactaggaccagaggacacagatagagtggatggggagaggatgtttcctatagtgggggagtatatgaccagaggacacagatagagtggatgcggagaggatgtttcctatagtgggggagtatatgaccagaagacacagatagagtggatgcggagaagatgtttcctatagtgggggagtctaggaccagaggacacagatagagtgggtgtgcagaggatgtttcctatagtgggggagtctcggaccagaggacacagacagagtggatgtggagaggatgtttcttacagtgggggagtctaggaccagaggagacagatagagtgtgtctggagaggatgtttcctatagtggcagagtcttggaccagaggacacagatagagtggttgtggagaggatgtttcctatagtgggggagtctaggaccagaggacacagatatatactgggtgtggagaggatgtttcctatagtgggggagcataggaccagaggacacagacagagtgggtgtggagaggatgtttcctatagtgggggagtctaggaccagaggacacagatagagtggatgtggagaggatgtttcctatagtgggggagtctaggaccagaggacacagatagagtggatgtgcagaggatgtttcctatagtggaggagtctaggaccagaggacacagacagagtggatgtggagaggatgtttcctgtagtggaggagtctaggaccagagggcacagatagagtggatgtggagaggatgtttcctatcgtgggggagtctaggaccagaggacacagacagagtggatgtggagaggatgtttcttacagtgggggagtctaggaccagaggacacagatagagtggatgtggagaggatgtttcttatattgggggagtctaggaccagaggacacagatagagtggatgtggagaggatgtttcctatagtgggggagtctaggaccagaggacacagatagagtggatgtggagaggatgtttcctatagtgggggagcctagaaccagaggacacagattgagtgggtgtgcagtggatgtttcctatagtgggggagtctaggatcagaggacacagatagagtggatgtggaaaggatgtttcctatagtgggggagcctaggaccacagatagagtggatgtgcagaggatgtttcctatagtggaggagtctaggaccagaggacacagatagagtggatgcggagaagatgtttcctatagtggggggagtctaggaccagaggacacagatagagtggatggggagaggatgtttcctatagtgggggagtatatgaccagaggacacagatagagtggatgcggagaggatgtttcctatagtgggggagtatatgaccagaagacacagatagagtggatgcggagaagatgtttcctatagtgggggagtctaggaccagaggacacagatagagtgggtgtgcagaggatgtttcctatagtgggggagtctcggaccagaggacacagacagagtggatgtggagaggatgtttcttacagtgggggagtctaggaccagaggacacagatagagtgtgtatggagaggatgtttcctatagtggcagagtcttggaccagaggacacagatagagtgggtgtgaagaggatgtttcctatagtgggggagtctaggaccagaggacacagatatagtgggtgtggagaggatgtttcctatagtgggggagcataggaccagagggcacaggtagagtggatgtggagaggatgtttcctatagtgggggagtctcggaccagaggacacaggtggagtggatgtggagaggatgtttcctatagtggtggagtctcggaccagaggacacagatagagtggatgtggagaggatgtttcctatagtgggggagtctagtaccagaggacacagatggagtggatgtggagaggatgtttcctatagtgggggtctaggaccagaggacacagatggagtggttgtggagaggatgtttcctatagtgggggagtctaggaccacagatatagtgggtgtggagaggatgtttcctatagtgggggagcctaggaccagaggacacagacagagtgggtgtggagaggatgtttcctatagtgggggagcctaggaccagaggacacagatagagtggatgtggagaggatgtttcctatagtgggggagtctaggaccagaggacacagatagagtggatgtggagaggatgtttcctatagtgggggagcctagaaccagaggacacagattgagtgggtgtgcagtggatgtttcctatagtgggggagtctaggatcagaggacacagatagagtggatgtggaaaggatgtttcctatagtgggggagcctaggaccacagatagagtggatgtgcagaggatgtttcctatagtggaggagtctaggaccagaggacacagatagagtggatgcggagaagatgtttcctatagtggggggagtctaggaccagaggacacagatagagtggatggggagaggatgtttcctatagtgggggagtatatgaccagaggacacagatagagtggatgcggagaggatgtttcctatagtgggggagtatatgaccagaagacacagatagagtggatgcggagaagatgtttcctatagtgggggagtctaggaccagaggacacagatagagtgggtgtgcagaggatgtttcctatagtgggggagtctcggaccagaggacacagacagagtggatgtggagaggatgtttcttacagtgggggagtctaggaccagaggacacagatagagtgtgtatggagaggatgtttcctatagtggcagagtcttggaccagaggacacagatagagtgggtgtgaagaggatgtttcctatagtgggggagtctaggaccagaggacacagatatagtgggtgtggagaggatgtttcctatagtgggggagcataggaccagagggcacaggtagagtggatgtggagaggatgtttcctatagtgggggagtctcggaccagaggacacaggtggagtggatgtggagaggatgtttcctatagtggtggagtctcggaccagaggacacagatagagtggatgtggagaggatgtttcctatagtgggggagtctagtaccagaggacacagatggagtggatgtggagaggatgtttcctatagtgggggtctaggaccagaggacacagatggagtggttgtggagaggatgtttcctatagtgggggagtctaggaccacagatatagtgggtgtggagaggatgtttcctatagtgggggagcctaggaccagaggacacagacagagtgggtgtggagaggatgtttcctatagtgggggagtctaggaccagaggacacagatggagtggatgtttcctatagtgggggagtctaggaccagaggacacagatagagtggatgtggagaggatgtttcctatagtgggggagcataggaccagaggacacagatagagtggatgtggagaggatgtttcctatagtgggggagtctaggaccagaggacacagatagagtggatgtggagaggatgtttcctatagtgggggagtctaggaccagaggacacagatagagtgggtgtggagaggatgtttcctatagtgggggagactaggaccagaggacacagatagagtggatgtggagaggatgtttcctgtggtgggggagtctaggaccagaggacacaggtagagtggatgtggagagtatgtttcctatagtgggggagtctcggaccagaggacacaggtggagtggatgtggagaggatgtttcctatagtgggggagtctcggaccagaggacacagatagagtggatgtggagaggatgtttcctatagtgagggagtctcggaccagaggacacagatagattggatgtggagaggatgtttcctatagtgggggagtctagtaccagaggacacatttggagtggatgtggagaggatgtttcctatagtgggggagtctgggaccagaggacacagatagactggatgtggagagtatgtttcctatagtgggggagtctcggaccagaggacacaggtggagtggatgtggagaggatgtttcctacagtgggggagtctcggaccagaggacacagatagagtggatgtggagaggatgtttcctatagtgagggagtctcggaccagaggacacagatagagtggatgtggagaggatgtttcctatagtgggggagtctaggaccagaggacacagatagagtggatgtggagaggatgtttcctatagtgggggagtctaggaccagaggacacagatagagtggatgtggagaggatgtttcctatagtgggggagtctgggaccagacggcacagcctcagagtagcgTAGCCCATTTTATGCCATAAACCCCTACTAAGAAACCCTTGGTTCAGAGGGACGTCTgattagaacggagatgaggaggaatttcttcagcaggagggtggtgaatcagtggaattcactgccagacGTGTGGAGGCCGAATCAATTGGTATTCttggtagattcttgactggtttatggggagcaggcaggagaatgggattgagggtgagaataaatcggccatgatggaatggtggagcagattcgatgggctgaatggccccatTCTGCTCCTGTCTCGTGGTCTGAAGCCAGGGAATCAGAGCTGGATTTCACGGCGTGGAGTTACACAGGACACTTGCAGTGAGAAGGGAAAACGACACTGCACGTTATCGGTCACTGCAGATAAATCAGGATTATAGCTTCATAATTAAACATCATAGACCATCCCACTCACGAGTTTCAAAGGGATTTATTCTGGTCTGTAGGGTTTACAATCGTGGGACTTCGGCTGGCGGTCACAGGGAGCAACCACCTCTGCTCCAGCCGTCCGTACGGCACCGGTGAAGTTGGAGGAGTGGGGGTGGTCACTTCAGCATTCGGCCAGAGAGTTTCGAGGATCGCTGACCGATCGACTGATCTGATGTCCGGAGGGGAGCGCGCGGTAACTGCGATCTGAGGCGGCTGCCGCCACGTCGGAGGAGCCCGCCTGGGAAGGGGACCCTCGCCGCTCCCCGGTCTGGGACAGGACGCGGTCACTTGGCGTGGGTGGGCATGTGGACGGACAGGACGTGGGACTTCCTGTTGAACTTGGCGCTGACCGCGTCCTCAATGATGGTGTCGGGAAGGTTGATTTGCAGTCGGTACTTGTCGGGGACGTCGATAACCACATCGTCCTGATTCGGAGAAATAAGCAGTTCGAATCTACATAAACGTTAATTTTAACTCTCAACTCGAATTATGCTACTTAGCGATAGAGTGCGGAGTTAGTGCGGCCCACCCTTCGAGACACGTCACCCCCGATTAACGAtgacaatgaccgattaacctatctgctacatagaaacacagaaaacccacagcacaatacaggcctttcggcccacaaagctgtgccgaacacgtccctaccttagaaattacctggggttgcCCACAGCCCACtgtttttttaagctccatgtccaggagcctcttaaaagaccctatcatatccgccttcaccaccgtcaccggcagcccattccacacactcaccactctcggagtgaaaaacttacccctgacatcccctctgtacctactccccagcaccttaaaaaaGAGGGTGtcccctatagtgggggagtctgggaccagaggacacagatagagtggatgtggagaggatgtttcctatagtggcagagtcttggaccagaggacacagacagagtggatgtggagaggatgtttcctatagtgggggagtctgggaccagaggacgcagatagagtgggtgtggagaggatgtttcctatagtgggggagcctaggaccacagatagagtggatgtgcagaggatgtttcctatagtggcagagtcttggaccagaggacacagacagagtggatgtggagaggatgtttcctatagtgggggagtctgggaccagaggacgcagatagagtgggtgtggagaggatgtttcctatagtgggggagtctaggaccagagggcacagatagagtggatgtggagaggatgtttcttatagtgggggagtctaggaccagaggacacagcctcagagtagaggaacGTCCTTTCAGAACAgggataagaaggaatttctctggctagagggtggtgaatctggaattcgcTCCCAAGGCCAAGCCGCTGGGTGTACTGAAGGTGGAGGTTGGTGGGTTCTCGGTCAGTCAGggttgaaaggttacagggagtggGCGGGAGAGTGGGATTGAAGTGCATAGGAgattaaatcagccacgatgaaatgtcgtagcagactcgatgggccaagtggcctaattccgcTCTAACATCTCATGGCCTCATGTTTGAgttgcaagtgtgtgtgtgtgtgttcagttgAAATATAGCTGAGGACACCAGCACAAGACCGAGCCCCTCGTGCAGAGATcgggagtcagacacacactcacctctgAGACACTGAGGTCACATTCCTCAACCGAAGAAACCCCGGGCAGCTGCACCTTCAACTGCAGCGACCGTGCGCCCCCGTTCTCGTCTTTAACGGTCGACATGTCGTAGGCCGGGGTCCGCACTCCGTCGCCGGGCTCGAATTCCGTGCTGGAGATCTCCTGGATCAGCCCGGGCTTGCTGGGGAGCCCGGCGTCACCGGGCAGCCGGATTGGAGGGGCCTCCGCCTCCCGCTCCGGCCCCCATCGCCCGGTCAGCCGCCGCCTCAGCCGCTCGACGCTGCCGTGCAGTTTCCCCGGCAGCAGCCGGTACGAGCCCGTCAGGTGCAGGCGGTGCTGCTCTTCGACGTACTTCATCGCCAGCCGGACCAGCTGGTCTCTTTCCACCGGGTCCTCGCTTGCTTTCCGGAGCACCTCGGGGCTGTACGCAACGTCAGTGACAGAGGAGCTGTCTGCGGCAGCAGGGAGATCGAAATGGAGAATGAGGAACggatctctctctgtccctctccccctTACTCGCTCATTCCCTCACTCGCtatccctctctcacactcacccccctctctctccctctcccctctccctccctctctccctcccactcttaCTTTTTctatcactcactctctctcacccccctctatctctccctctcccctcccctctccctccctctctctccctctcactttttctatcactctcacactctccgtctcaccccctctcttccctctctctccccctctcccttctctctccctctctcacactgtctctctATCACCCACTCTTACTTTTTCAATCACTctgacactcactctctctcaccccctctctccctctcccctcccctctctccctccctctctctgccctcccctctctccctccctctctctccccctctcccactcttttTTTCAatcactctcactgtctctcacccccctctctctctctcccacccccccccccctctctccctcactctctcagaTATTCTTTCCAATATTTGTATTAGTTTCTACATCGAAGAATACGGAGCACAAGAAAATGTATAGAAAAGGTCAGAAAAGATTAAAAAACACCAGTTACATTACATCAGTTCATGATAACAATTACATGACCCCATATTCATATGTTAGTTAATCATCATATTAaactatactaatttattacaaaaggGAAAAGATCTTACGCCTACCAAGAGCGAAGCTGTTCATtaagaaaaaaagggaaaataccttctcatataataaaaattaataatagccaacatctggGTTTAAACAACGAATTGAAAGTTTTGAAAATAATCCAGAAAGGGTCCCCACAGTGTTTGAGAGTCTTGAGACTTTGAGAGTTCATCCTAACATGAAGTAACGTCGCATAACCATTGGGCATGAGTCGGAGggaaaacatctttccatttgaACTAAAGTGTCCCTCCGAGCTGtaagagagctaaaggccaaaatatgtcGTAGATCAGCTGAATATCTTGTCCTGCAACGATACCACAGAGGGCCGTCAGAGGGTTAGGGTTACTCCTTCCTTCTGTTACTGAATCTATCTCTGTCccccactctcacactctctccctctctctctctctcccgctcccCCCAACCCTCCCCGtatatctctgtctctctctagcggtctcgttgccacatacagaccGCAGGAGATTTGCTCCCACTTGGCTGAATGCTGGTCGACGAGGGGATGTGGGAAATGTCGTCGTCCAGACGCCCACCGTCGGGCGGTTTGGTGCAACAGTCACACAGATACTGGAGCTCCGTAAGGCGGACTTCACTTGTCACTCGGAACACATGATGAAGTGTGTCGTTGGCATCGAGTCAGACCTGCGGGGCCGCCCACAAGTACCAGCAAGCTGGCAGTGCCAACCGCAGACCGCTGGGCAAAGGGGCACcgccaggccactcggcccatccagACCACTCCGCCATCTCATCACGGCCCTTCCCTGCCCAACCCCACTCTCCTAGTAATCTGGCTAATCGACAGCCTGCCAAGTCTGCCTGAAGTGCACCTGATTGCTCGGCCTCCACggccgcctgtggcaacgaattccacagatacaccaccctctggccggagaaattcctcctcatctccgttctaactggacgcccctctatctgtgccctctggtcctagactccccaccataggaaacatcctctccacatccactctatctgtgtcctctggtcctagactcacccactataggaaacatcctctccacatccactctatctgtgccctctggtcctagactccccaccataggaaacatcctctccacatccactctatctgtgtcctctggtcctagactcacccactataggaaacatcctctccacatccactctatctgtgccctctggtcctagactcacccactataggaaacatcctctccacatccactctatctgtgtcctctggtcctagactcccccactataggaaacatcctctccacactcactctatctgtgtcctctggtccaagactcccccactataggaaacatcctctccacatccactctatctgtgtcctctggtcctagactccccactataggaaacatcctctccacactcactctatctgtgtcctctggtccgagactcccccactataggaaacatcctctccacatccactctatctgtgtccattggtcctagactccccctctataggaaacatcctctccacatccactctatctgtgtcctctggtcctagactgccccactataggaaacatcctctccacatccactctgtctgtgttctctggtcctagactaccccactataggaaacatcctctccacatccactctatctgtgtcctctggtcctagactcccccactataggaaacatcctctccatacacactctatctgtgtcctctggtcctagactcccccactataggaaacatcctctccacatccactctgtctgtgttctctggtcctagactaccccactataggaaacatcctctccacatccactctatctgtgtcctctggtcctagactcccccactataggaaacatcctctccacatccactctatctgtgccctcaggtcctagactccccaccataggaaacatcctctccacatccactctatctgtgtcctctggtcctagactcacccactataggaaacatcctctccacatccactctatctgtgccctctggtcctagactccccaccataggaaacatcctctccacatccactctatctgtgtcctctggtcctagactcacccactataggaaacatcctctccacatccactctatctgtgccctctggtcctagactcacccactataggaaacatcctctccacatccactctatctgtgtcctctggtcctagactcccccactataggaaacatcctctccacactcactctatctgtgtcctctggtccaagactcccccactataggaaacatcctctccacatccactctatctgtgtcctctggtcctagactccccactataggaaacatcctctccacactcactctatctgtgtcctctggtccgagactcccccactataggaaacatcctctccacatccactctatctgtgtccattggtcctagactccccctctataggaaacatcctctccacatccactctatctgtgtcctctggtcctagactgccccactataggaaacatcctctccacatccactctgtctgtgttctctggtcctagactaccccactataggaaacatcctctccacatccactctatctgtgtcctctggtcctagactcccccactataggaaacatcctctccatacacactctatctgtgtcctctggtcctagactcccccactataggaaacatcctctccacatccactctgtctgtgttctctggtcctagactaccccactataggaaacatcctctccacatccactctatctgtgtcctctggtcctagactcccccactataggaaacatcctctccacatccactctatctgt includes these proteins:
- the pih1d2 gene encoding PIH1 domain-containing protein 2 isoform X2; translated protein: MAGKRREEVLLQQVNQLWSTLDEMSETNPEDYRRFIRQQLGEGVKQLAAPVPHSCFQTRITEPGERLLYVNLCGWARLPAPKSDSEPVPLAGGTLETADGTDSSSVTDVAYSPEVLRKASEDPVERDQLVRLAMKYVEEQHRLHLTGSYRLLPGKLHGSVERLRRRLTGRWGPEREAEAPPIRLPGDAGLPSKPGLIQEISSTEFEPGDGVRTPAYDMSTVKDENGGARSLQLKVQLPGVSSVEECDLSVSEAQAPPPVATD
- the pih1d2 gene encoding PIH1 domain-containing protein 2 isoform X1, which produces MAGKRREEVLLQQVNQLWSTLDEMSETNPEDYRRFIRQQLGEGVKQLAAPVPHSCFQTRITEPGERLLYVNLCGWARLPAPKSDSEPVPLAGGTLETADGTDSSSVTDVAYSPEVLRKASEDPVERDQLVRLAMKYVEEQHRLHLTGSYRLLPGKLHGSVERLRRRLTGRWGPEREAEAPPIRLPGDAGLPSKPGLIQEISSTEFEPGDGVRTPAYDMSTVKDENGGARSLQLKVQLPGVSSVEECDLSVSEDDVVIDVPDKYRLQINLPDTIIEDAVSAKFNRKSHVLSVHMPTHAK